One Methanohalophilus mahii DSM 5219 genomic window carries:
- a CDS encoding BUD32 family EKC/KEOPS complex subunit, which yields MSGKYLGKIKPGDPFRDWLIHILGKRIKNKECSVRVFQFAASHMVRRYEFKGEGFSVMGKFFNRPLGFIREYDPDRAMVNEYYKLKEISRIIDIPETIAINRDFDCVLITEYISGKPLYKYFEEEYGLYESLTAVARLLRTLHDKTRMHYDKEKEFVMYSKNLNYLNPDHHTRKIYEELMGKWWYCSFLDLGYGCQIHHDATPANYLLHRGWAYAIDFELSVDHANPIHDPGILSAEIKNFFALKGEDRRGEPYIGHFLWEYSKNLEEFHRITRILPFYMSYGLLRIARGEKNEGHRKYLLREAEGCLRSIERNK from the coding sequence ATGTCTGGAAAATACCTTGGAAAGATTAAACCTGGTGATCCCTTTCGGGATTGGCTTATCCACATACTTGGCAAAAGGATCAAAAACAAGGAATGTTCTGTCCGTGTATTCCAGTTTGCAGCCTCCCACATGGTTCGCAGGTATGAATTCAAGGGAGAAGGCTTCAGTGTCATGGGCAAGTTCTTTAACAGGCCACTGGGTTTTATCAGGGAATATGACCCGGACAGGGCGATGGTCAATGAATATTACAAACTCAAAGAGATCTCCAGGATCATCGATATACCGGAAACCATTGCCATAAACAGGGATTTTGATTGTGTACTGATAACAGAATATATCTCAGGAAAACCTTTATACAAATATTTTGAGGAAGAATACGGACTCTATGAAAGCCTGACAGCCGTTGCCCGACTGTTAAGGACACTACATGATAAGACAAGAATGCATTATGATAAGGAAAAAGAATTCGTTATGTACAGCAAAAATCTAAACTACCTCAATCCTGACCACCATACAAGAAAAATATACGAGGAATTAATGGGAAAATGGTGGTACTGCTCTTTTCTTGATTTGGGTTATGGTTGTCAGATCCATCATGACGCTACCCCTGCAAATTATCTCCTGCACAGAGGCTGGGCTTATGCTATTGACTTTGAACTGTCAGTAGACCACGCAAACCCGATACATGATCCTGGAATACTTTCTGCCGAGATTAAGAATTTTTTTGCACTAAAGGGAGAAGACCGTAGGGGTGAACCTTACATAGGTCATTTTCTCTGGGAATACAGTAAAAATTTGGAAGAATTCCATAGGATTACACGTATTTTACCATTCTATATGAGTTACGGTTTATTGAGGATTGCAAGAGGAGAAAAAAACGAAGGACACAGAAAATATCTCCTGAGAGAAGCCGAAGGTTGTCTACGTTCAATTGAGAGGAATAAATAA
- a CDS encoding galactose-1-phosphate uridylyltransferase translates to MSQIRKHYFLDEYCIIAPGRGKRPSDYLGDVLEKETSDCVFCKGHEEKTPPATAVYKEGQILQDSEKFRIKDWDIRCFPNLYPALIQNPAKVSNTEFQAMEGYGFHEVIVETPKHSRQIPDFSDNEILLLMKAYKEQVNYYQSLEKIKYVSLFKNKGERAGASIAHTHSQLLALPVMPPTLKREIQTIKSSETCPYCNILVKEYGSNRLLYRNEEFIVIAPYCSKVPYELWILPQRHIHHISDFTDDLLRFLGDAIQVSLSVLSNSIGDLPYNYMFYQLNDDPEYHFNVKIQPVTSIAAGFEKNTGIYINTMAPEKAVEQLKTNLL, encoded by the coding sequence ATGTCACAAATACGCAAACACTATTTTTTGGATGAGTATTGCATAATAGCACCAGGCAGAGGCAAGCGTCCGTCTGATTACCTGGGAGATGTATTGGAAAAGGAGACATCTGATTGTGTCTTCTGCAAAGGTCATGAAGAAAAAACGCCTCCTGCTACAGCTGTTTATAAGGAGGGGCAAATTCTTCAGGATTCGGAAAAATTCAGGATCAAAGATTGGGATATAAGGTGTTTTCCCAACCTTTATCCGGCATTAATACAGAATCCCGCAAAAGTATCCAATACCGAATTCCAGGCAATGGAAGGCTATGGTTTCCATGAAGTTATTGTAGAAACTCCAAAACATTCGAGGCAAATCCCTGATTTTTCGGATAATGAAATCCTGCTTCTAATGAAAGCCTACAAAGAACAAGTGAATTATTATCAATCACTGGAAAAGATCAAATACGTTTCACTATTCAAAAACAAAGGCGAAAGGGCAGGTGCATCTATTGCACATACCCATTCCCAGTTACTTGCACTTCCGGTTATGCCTCCAACACTGAAAAGAGAAATCCAGACAATAAAATCTTCTGAAACCTGTCCTTACTGCAATATCCTGGTAAAAGAATACGGAAGTAATCGGCTTTTGTACCGCAATGAGGAATTCATAGTCATTGCTCCTTATTGTTCTAAGGTCCCCTATGAATTATGGATTCTGCCACAGCGACACATTCATCATATATCTGATTTCACGGACGACCTGTTGAGATTTCTGGGTGATGCGATTCAAGTCTCTCTTTCGGTATTAAGCAACTCAATCGGTGATTTGCCTTATAATTACATGTTTTACCAGCTTAATGATGACCCGGAATATCATTTCAATGTAAAGATACAACCGGTTACATCCATAGCAGCAGGCTTTGAAAAGAATACAGGGATTTACATCAATACAATGGCCCCGGAAAAAGCAGTAGAGCAATTGAAGACAAATTTACTTTAA
- a CDS encoding glycosyltransferase family 4 protein, with translation MTYLRIGMFSWESLHSVKVGGLAPHVSELSENLVELGHEVHIFTRNCGLGTHETINGVHYHRVDHDLSEDILHQMDSMCDSMYSIFKDVSEQYGKFDVVHMHDWHPINVLTRLKNEDGTPFVITYHSTEWGRNGSIYRGGYQFEEISHREWLGGYESTHVIVTSLQLKKEVQHLYQIPDYKISIIPNGILPGRIKKEVNQGKVKHDFGFHPFAPVVLFVGRMSYQKGPDMLARAIPYILDKHWNARFMFIGEGDMRPDCEALVKEHGVSEYCFFSGYATDEVRQNWINACDILCVPSRNEPFGIVVLEGWDACKNIVATNAVNIIDNFENGVLVYQNPESIAWGINYVLDNVHNNEMGINGHQLIRSKYNWKNIAKQTTEVYKDVTGKNKENCSIFA, from the coding sequence ATGACATATTTAAGAATCGGAATGTTTTCCTGGGAGAGTCTGCATTCTGTAAAAGTTGGAGGATTGGCACCACATGTTTCTGAACTATCTGAAAATCTTGTAGAACTTGGACATGAGGTCCATATATTCACTCGTAACTGTGGCCTTGGTACTCATGAAACAATAAACGGGGTTCATTATCATCGTGTTGACCATGATCTCTCAGAGGATATTCTGCACCAGATGGATAGCATGTGTGATTCCATGTATTCCATTTTTAAGGACGTTTCAGAACAGTATGGAAAATTTGATGTGGTTCACATGCACGATTGGCATCCTATCAATGTTCTTACCCGGCTAAAAAATGAAGACGGAACCCCTTTTGTAATCACCTATCACAGCACCGAATGGGGACGCAACGGCAGCATATACAGGGGAGGCTACCAGTTTGAGGAAATCTCTCACAGGGAATGGCTGGGTGGCTATGAATCCACACATGTTATCGTTACATCCCTGCAACTCAAAAAAGAGGTCCAGCATCTCTACCAAATACCCGATTATAAGATATCTATAATTCCCAATGGAATTTTACCGGGCAGGATTAAAAAGGAGGTAAACCAGGGCAAGGTAAAACACGATTTCGGTTTCCACCCTTTTGCACCCGTAGTTTTGTTTGTAGGCCGTATGAGTTACCAGAAGGGGCCGGATATGCTGGCCAGAGCAATCCCGTATATACTTGATAAACACTGGAACGCGAGATTTATGTTCATTGGAGAAGGAGATATGCGACCTGATTGTGAGGCTCTGGTAAAAGAGCATGGGGTTTCTGAATACTGCTTCTTTTCAGGTTATGCAACCGATGAGGTTCGCCAAAACTGGATCAATGCCTGTGATATCCTTTGTGTACCCAGCCGCAACGAACCCTTCGGCATTGTGGTGCTGGAAGGCTGGGATGCCTGTAAGAATATAGTGGCCACAAATGCTGTGAATATCATAGATAATTTCGAAAATGGTGTGCTTGTGTACCAGAATCCGGAATCAATTGCCTGGGGAATAAATTATGTGCTTGATAATGTGCACAACAATGAAATGGGCATTAACGGTCACCAGTTAATCCGGAGCAAGTATAATTGGAAAAATATCGCAAAACAGACAACAGAAGTCTATAAAGATGTGACCGGGAAAAATAAAGAAAATTGTAGCATTTTTGCATAA
- a CDS encoding glycosyltransferase family protein, whose protein sequence is MLERKCIIIAGEEAGPKSNKMGGIWNVIDAEVKTLAALFEDGTIDEEPKTRIFVASPYFDHSGVDWNKSLNRITDLSELDEFEPDEELKSVFTKLSEEGVDLVARSRNIRGIEIIYLMFKTNDYCRKTIEYKGKHVCLENKIKAEAYDLIGLDSRTYESMGNGNEYTHYLNISYAVSEFVRALVSIKKEESEKYSDRAISEFVTSLMPTLYVSLHCHEFGLFYAIARLEKLGVRVNSVATCHATIPGRAAGHRSIQKIRDNDSTWDAGVPINMAKLESLASYADVVTAVGDSTKKEISLFYGIDSIVVRNGIELDTESEEISWDKKNQCRKQIQKFLSEKLHKVYDGVPIDPEKIIPIFSLSRIEIDNKGYPDLLDSLVLLDRMIRIEIESSRLDEGYRVVCFIITAHGPKTNPPENFPIELPEEILIGSELRLQNMILERGLDAARLVSGNRHVGAVFYPQWLSGNDGGLNMEVDEVMSGCIAGIFPSKYEPFLLTGLEAGKEATPSIVSKVCGFSDALKTLKRLVMGMGGVIVVDNITLPYIETIADYALTMDYFIETYTDDRIKYNLLCREANLLAYDMNWRDPVKKYYEMLTGKRME, encoded by the coding sequence ATGCTTGAACGCAAATGCATAATAATAGCCGGCGAAGAAGCCGGGCCTAAATCCAATAAGATGGGGGGCATATGGAATGTTATCGATGCTGAAGTTAAGACGCTTGCAGCACTGTTTGAGGACGGTACAATTGATGAGGAACCAAAAACCAGGATATTTGTCGCAAGTCCTTATTTTGATCACAGCGGAGTTGACTGGAACAAGAGTCTTAACAGGATAACTGACCTGAGCGAATTGGATGAGTTTGAACCTGACGAAGAACTCAAAAGTGTCTTTACAAAGCTAAGTGAAGAAGGAGTTGACCTGGTTGCCAGGTCACGCAATATAAGAGGCATAGAAATCATATACCTTATGTTCAAGACAAATGATTACTGCCGGAAAACAATTGAGTACAAAGGAAAGCACGTCTGCCTCGAGAATAAGATCAAAGCAGAAGCTTATGACTTGATAGGGTTGGATTCCAGGACCTATGAAAGTATGGGTAATGGTAATGAGTATACCCACTACCTCAATATATCGTATGCAGTTTCTGAATTTGTCCGTGCTTTGGTCTCAATAAAAAAGGAAGAAAGCGAAAAGTATTCAGACAGGGCAATCTCGGAATTCGTGACATCCCTTATGCCCACACTCTACGTATCGCTGCATTGCCACGAATTCGGCCTCTTTTACGCAATAGCCCGGCTCGAAAAATTGGGAGTAAGGGTGAATTCAGTTGCCACCTGCCATGCCACTATTCCGGGCAGGGCAGCAGGGCATCGTTCAATCCAAAAGATTCGGGACAATGACAGCACCTGGGATGCAGGTGTACCCATAAATATGGCAAAGCTGGAATCTCTCGCCTCCTATGCCGATGTTGTCACAGCTGTAGGAGATTCAACCAAAAAAGAGATATCGCTTTTCTATGGCATCGATTCAATTGTGGTGCGCAATGGTATTGAGCTCGATACTGAAAGTGAAGAGATCTCATGGGACAAGAAAAATCAGTGCAGGAAGCAAATTCAGAAATTCCTGTCTGAAAAGCTGCACAAGGTGTATGATGGGGTTCCCATCGATCCTGAGAAAATAATCCCGATTTTTAGTTTATCGCGTATAGAAATTGATAACAAGGGTTATCCGGATCTCCTTGATTCGCTTGTGCTTCTTGACAGGATGATACGAATAGAAATCGAATCTTCCCGCCTGGATGAAGGTTACAGGGTAGTATGTTTTATAATTACAGCTCATGGACCAAAAACCAATCCACCCGAAAATTTCCCTATAGAATTGCCTGAAGAGATTTTGATAGGGTCTGAGCTCAGGCTTCAAAATATGATCCTTGAACGTGGCCTTGATGCAGCTAGGCTGGTCAGCGGGAATCGGCACGTAGGCGCAGTATTTTATCCTCAGTGGCTGTCAGGCAATGATGGTGGCCTGAATATGGAAGTAGATGAAGTAATGTCAGGTTGCATTGCGGGAATCTTTCCCTCCAAGTATGAGCCTTTCCTGCTAACCGGACTGGAAGCAGGTAAGGAGGCAACTCCGAGTATTGTCAGTAAGGTTTGTGGCTTTAGTGACGCTCTGAAAACCCTCAAGCGTCTGGTTATGGGTATGGGCGGAGTCATAGTCGTCGATAATATCACTTTGCCCTACATTGAGACTATAGCAGATTACGCATTGACAATGGATTATTTTATTGAGACCTATACTGATGACCGGATTAAGTACAACCTCCTGTGCCGGGAAGCAAATCTTCTTGCATATGATATGAACTGGCGGGATCCGGTTAAGAAATATTATGAAATGCTGACAGGAAAAAGAATGGAATAA
- a CDS encoding glycoside hydrolase family 57 protein, with amino-acid sequence MKAVCICCEVHIPYDVKWYWPDESYSTVEFERFFDQHRIYSRFEKVVPDILSMNEALLESIDRGASYTFNVSGIFLDQCRWHPAVIDSFRELKNRGAGFACSPYFHSVAALFPDSTEFREQVKMHRTKIEELFKYEPKTFINSELLIAKNIVPAIRDMGFSCYICEGSDNMIHEGGPLHVYRGDMPTLMRHINLSEDIDTRFSDRGWVCYPLIADKFASWIANMEGDVVTLYFSFDSLIRHHKKQSNISQFLAELPESLGKHGIDIISPQTAVNVFEHEHLETLKTNSTARYGLHNLVGNHIQHLYIHELTIISKMLKDIRDSPDYSNLNYIYRCLQQSEILLEMGNENTNLGAERAVNIFSIISDLKRAILEAGK; translated from the coding sequence ATGAAAGCTGTATGCATCTGTTGCGAGGTCCATATACCCTATGATGTAAAATGGTACTGGCCGGACGAAAGTTATTCTACAGTAGAATTCGAAAGATTTTTTGACCAGCACCGAATATATTCCAGATTTGAAAAAGTTGTACCTGATATTCTTTCCATGAATGAGGCACTGCTGGAATCCATCGACAGGGGAGCCTCCTACACTTTTAATGTCTCCGGGATATTTCTGGATCAATGTCGTTGGCATCCTGCTGTAATTGATTCCTTCCGAGAGCTCAAAAACAGGGGAGCAGGCTTTGCATGTTCCCCCTATTTCCACTCAGTTGCAGCCCTGTTCCCTGACAGCACAGAATTCAGGGAACAGGTCAAAATGCATAGGACTAAAATAGAGGAACTTTTCAAGTATGAACCTAAAACCTTCATTAATTCGGAATTGCTAATCGCCAAAAATATTGTTCCAGCCATCAGAGATATGGGATTTAGTTGTTATATTTGTGAAGGATCGGACAACATGATACATGAGGGAGGTCCCCTACACGTGTACAGGGGTGATATGCCAACATTAATGCGCCACATAAATCTAAGTGAGGATATAGATACACGATTTTCGGACAGAGGCTGGGTGTGCTACCCACTTATTGCTGATAAATTTGCATCCTGGATAGCAAATATGGAAGGTGATGTTGTAACCCTGTATTTCAGTTTCGACTCTCTGATTAGACACCATAAGAAGCAAAGTAATATAAGCCAGTTTTTGGCCGAGCTACCGGAGAGTCTGGGTAAACACGGTATTGACATAATATCACCACAGACAGCAGTCAACGTTTTCGAACACGAACATCTGGAAACCCTGAAAACCAATTCCACAGCACGCTACGGATTACATAATCTGGTAGGCAATCATATACAGCACCTCTATATTCATGAACTTACTATTATCAGCAAAATGTTGAAGGATATCAGGGATAGCCCTGATTATAGCAACCTAAACTACATATACCGCTGTCTTCAGCAAAGTGAAATCCTACTTGAGATGGGAAACGAAAATACAAATCTTGGTGCCGAGCGGGCGGTAAATATTTTCTCCATTATTTCTGACCTCAAACGTGCAATACTGGAGGCGGGCAAATGA
- a CDS encoding glycoside hydrolase family 57 protein codes for MKSICMYFQLHQPYRMKWFWPDLSEGFERYFDSAINREIFEKVADKCYLPATKTLLQLAEQYEGDFRFSVSITGTLLSQCKQWNPEIIDLFRALADTGCVEFLDETNYHSLAGLFDDRTEFAEQVREHHKLISELVGVKPHFFRNTELLYNNSIARNVMEMGYRGILAEGVDGLVASPNHVYKAKDCDLKVLLRNYKLTDDIGYRFSARWWSGYPLTAEKWADWASHEKGDILNIFMDYETFGEHQWSDTGIFDFLRALPQEVLKRDLVFSTPSEIIRNYETIGEVDVGDFNTISWADIERDTSAWLGNDMQRRCFEEVRLLEPYVKKTGDRNLINIWKHFLTSDHYYYMCTKWLGDGDVHSYFSIHTSPYDAAINFMAIINDFKSQVFKKLTGKDKNIYR; via the coding sequence ATGAAATCAATTTGCATGTACTTCCAGCTCCACCAACCCTACCGCATGAAATGGTTCTGGCCGGACCTTTCGGAAGGGTTTGAGAGGTATTTCGATAGCGCTATAAACCGGGAAATATTTGAGAAAGTGGCTGATAAGTGCTACCTGCCGGCAACAAAGACCCTGCTTCAGCTGGCTGAACAATACGAAGGTGATTTCCGTTTCAGTGTCTCGATCACCGGCACACTTTTGAGCCAGTGCAAACAGTGGAATCCCGAGATCATCGACTTGTTCCGCGCACTTGCCGACACCGGCTGTGTAGAGTTTTTGGATGAGACGAATTACCATTCCCTAGCAGGCCTTTTTGATGACAGGACAGAATTTGCTGAACAGGTACGTGAGCATCATAAACTCATTTCAGAACTGGTGGGTGTGAAACCACATTTCTTCAGGAATACAGAGTTGCTTTACAACAACAGTATCGCAAGAAATGTCATGGAAATGGGATACAGAGGTATACTTGCCGAGGGTGTTGACGGACTTGTGGCTTCTCCCAACCATGTGTATAAAGCGAAAGATTGTGACCTGAAAGTCCTGCTGCGTAACTACAAGCTGACCGACGATATAGGATACCGATTTTCTGCACGCTGGTGGAGTGGGTATCCACTGACGGCCGAAAAATGGGCAGATTGGGCATCACATGAAAAAGGCGACATCCTGAATATATTCATGGATTACGAGACCTTCGGGGAACACCAATGGTCAGACACCGGGATATTTGATTTTCTTCGTGCACTTCCACAGGAAGTTCTCAAAAGGGATCTGGTATTCAGCACTCCCTCAGAAATAATAAGAAATTATGAGACAATAGGGGAAGTTGACGTGGGTGATTTTAATACGATTTCCTGGGCCGACATTGAAAGGGACACCAGTGCATGGCTGGGTAATGATATGCAAAGGAGGTGTTTCGAGGAGGTGAGACTACTGGAACCCTATGTAAAAAAAACAGGTGACAGGAACCTCATAAACATCTGGAAACATTTTCTCACATCAGACCATTATTACTATATGTGCACTAAATGGCTTGGAGATGGGGATGTTCATTCCTATTTCAGCATTCATACATCCCCTTATGACGCAGCCATAAATTTTATGGCAATAATTAATGATTTCAAGTCACAAGTCTTCAAAAAACTTACCGGCAAAGATAAAAATATCTACCGCTAA
- a CDS encoding HAD family hydrolase: MFESGKIKGVIFDCYKTLIDIDTDEDAEQTYEMLSVWLRYNGVKIKPDVLRDEYKKRILEKMNLSGQEYPEVKVEEIFSDICYDYKLWTIDEEMVGISAARVFRASSIRRFRTYPESIKLLEICDHIPKRCIISNGQRVFSELELRYLKMYEKFDFVIFSSDYGYKKPDKRLFQTALDRFGLEPEQVLSIGDTVRNDIIPPRELGMQALEIEEAWKFCDIFV, encoded by the coding sequence TTGTTTGAAAGTGGGAAAATCAAGGGCGTGATATTTGATTGTTACAAAACCCTCATAGATATCGATACCGACGAAGACGCTGAACAGACCTATGAAATGCTGAGTGTCTGGCTGAGGTACAACGGGGTAAAAATCAAGCCTGATGTATTGAGGGATGAATATAAAAAAAGGATTCTTGAAAAGATGAACCTTTCCGGGCAGGAATACCCGGAAGTAAAGGTGGAAGAAATATTCTCCGACATATGCTATGACTACAAACTCTGGACCATTGATGAAGAAATGGTCGGAATTTCAGCAGCACGTGTTTTCAGAGCATCCTCTATCAGGAGATTCAGAACCTATCCGGAAAGTATCAAACTGCTCGAAATCTGTGATCATATTCCAAAAAGATGCATAATATCCAACGGCCAGCGGGTATTTTCAGAACTTGAGCTTCGTTATCTGAAGATGTATGAAAAGTTTGATTTTGTAATTTTTTCCTCCGATTACGGCTACAAAAAACCCGACAAACGTCTTTTCCAAACAGCTCTGGATAGATTTGGATTAGAGCCAGAACAAGTTCTCTCTATCGGAGACACCGTCCGCAACGATATCATCCCACCCAGGGAACTTGGTATGCAGGCCCTGGAAATAGAAGAGGCATGGAAATTTTGTGACATATTTGTCTGA